The Drosophila innubila isolate TH190305 chromosome 3R unlocalized genomic scaffold, UK_Dinn_1.0 2_E_3R, whole genome shotgun sequence genome has a segment encoding these proteins:
- the LOC117792404 gene encoding ATP-dependent RNA helicase bel isoform X1: MSNAINQNGTGLEQQVAGLDLNGGSANYSGPITSKTSTNSVTGGVYVPPHLRGGGGNNNADVDNQGQGFDSGAAPRQDNRDQQQQQQQRGGEYRRGDRGGNRGFNRQSGDYGSFGSGGGGGGGRRGGGNRYEDNYNGDFDSRRGGDWNRGGGRSFGDRRGPSYRGGGAGGAGAGGNGLNEQSEEAQQPRNDRWQEPERPIGYDGGSSEGGGPGGGGGNRSYNNRGGGGGGGYNNRWKEGGGGGGPNTDYTKLGARDERLEQELFGVGNTGINFDKYEDIPVEATGQNVPPHITTFDDVQLTEIIRNNVNLARYDKPTPVQKYAIPIIISGRDLMACAQTGSGKTAAFLVPILNQMYEHGLSAPPQSNRQYSRRKQYPLGLVLAPTRELATQIFEEAKKFAYRSRMRPAVLYGGNNTSEQMRELDRGCHLIVATPGRLEDMITRGKVGLENIRFLVLDEADRMLDMGFEPQIRRIVEQLNMPPTGQRQTLMFSATFPKQIQELASDFLSNYIFLAVGRVGSTSENITQTILWVYDQDKRSYLLDLLSSIRNGPEYSKDNLTLIFVETKKGADSLEEFLYQCDHPVTSIHGDRTQKEREEALRCFRSGDCPILVATAVAARGLDIPHVTHVINFDLPTDVEEYVHRIGRTGRMGNLGVATSFFNDKNRNICSDLLELLIETKQEIPGFLEEMLSSDRGHGGAKRRGGGAGARYGGAGFGSRDYRTTSGGGSGGRSAGLGSGGGGGGGRGSGSGGGGGGGNYRSNGNSYGKFGGSSGGGAYGGGSYGGSYGGGGGGGSHSNNGPDWWGQ; this comes from the exons ATGAGTAATGCTATTAACCAAAATGGCACAGGTCTAGAGCAGCAA GTTGCTGGTCTGGACTTGAATGGCGGCTCGGCTAACTATAGCGGCCCCATAACAAGCAAGACTTCCACTAATTCGGTCACTGGTGGCGTTTATGTGCCCCCGCATCTTCGAGGTGgtggtggcaacaacaacgcggaCGTAGACAATCAGGGCCAGGGCTTTGATTCAGGTGCCGCACCCCGTCAGGATAACAGggaccagcagcagcagcagcagcaacgcgGCGGTGAATATCGTCGAGGTGATCGCGGCGGTAATCGCGGCTTTAATCGCCAGAGCGGCGACTACGGAAGTTTTGGCAGCggaggaggcggaggcggaggtaGGCGTGGCGGTGGCAATCGCTACGAGGACAACTATAACG GTGATTTCGACTCTCGCCGCGGCGGCGACTGGAATCGCGGTGGTGGTCGCAGTTTTGGGGATAGACGCGGACCATCTTACCGTGGTGGCGGCGCCGGTGGCGCTGGTGCCGGTGGCAACGGTCTCAATGAACAATCGGAGGAGGCACAGCAGCCACGCAATGATCGCTGGCAGGAGCCGGAACGCCCAATTGGCTACGATGGTGGCTCATCTGAAGGTGGCGGAcccggcggcggcggtggcaacAGAAGCTATAACAATCGCggaggcggcggcggcggtggctaCAACAATCGCTGGAAGGAGggcggcggcggcggaggACCCAACACCGATTACACAAAACTGGGAGCACGCGACGAGCGTTTGGAGCAAGAGCTCTTTGGGGTGGGCAATACGGGCATCAATTTTGACAAATACGAGGATATACCCGTGGAGGCGACGGGCCAAAATGTCCCGCCTCATATCACAACGTTCGATGACGTGCAGCTGACGGAGATCATACGAAACAATGTGAATTTGGCGCGTTATGACAAACCGACGCCGGTGCAAAAATACGCCATACCGATCATAATCAGTGGCCGGGATCTGATGGCCTGTGCCCAGACCGGTTCTGGCAAAACGGCCGCATTTCTGGTGCCAATCTTGAATCAGATGTACGAGCACGGACTGTCGGCACCGCCGCAAAGCAATCGGCAATATAGCCGACGCAAACAGTATCCGCTGGGCCTGGTGCTGGCACCAACCCGTGAGCTGGCCACACAAATCTTTGAGGAGGCCAAAAAGTTCGCCTATCGCTCTCGCATGCGTCCAGCTGTGCTCTACGGTGGTAATAATACCAGCGAGCAAATGCGTGAACTGGATCGCGGTTGCCATTTGATAGTGGCAACACCTGGACGCTTGGAGGATATGATAACACGCGGCAAGGTCGGATTGGAGAATATACGTTTCCTTGTCTTGGATGAGGCCGATCGTATGTTGGACATGGGCTTTGAGCCACAAATTCGTCGCATTGTCGAGCAGCTGAATATGCCGCCGACCGGTCAGCGACAGACGTTGATGTTCTCGGCGACATTCCCAAAGCAAATCCAGGAGCTGGCCAGTGATTTTCTCAGCAATTATATATTCTTGGCTGTGGGACGTGTCGGCTCCACTTCGGAGAATATAACGCAGACCATATTGTGGGTATATGATCAGGATAAGCGATCATATTTGCTCGATCTGCTGTCATCGATAAGGAATGGACCCGAGTACTCCAAGGACAATCTGACGCTTATCTTTGTGGAGACAAAGAAGGGAGCCGATTCTCTAGAGGAATTCCTCTATCAATGCGATCATCCGGTGACCAGCATTCACGGTGATCGCACACAAAAGGAACGCGAGGAGGCGTTGCGCTGTTTCCGTTCCGGAGATTGCCCCATTTTGGTAGCCACCGCGGTGGCGGCACGTGGCCTGGACATTCCGCATGTGACACATGTTATTAACTTTGATCTGCCCACCGATGTGGAGGAGTATGTGCATCGCATTGGCCGTACTGGTCGCATGGGTAATCTCGGTGTTGCCACATCATTTTTCAACGATAAGAATCGCAACATTTGCTCCGATCTGCTGGAGCTGCTCATCGAGACCAAGCAGGAGATACCCGGCTTTCTGGAGGAGATGCTTAGCTCGGATCGCGGTCACGGTGGTGCCAAGCGTCGCGGTGGTGGCGCCGGTGCTCGCTATGGCGGCGCTGGCTTTGGATCACGCGATTACCGTACTACTTCTGGCGGTGGCAGCGGCGGACGAAGCGCTGGTCTCGGCagcggcggcggtggtggtggtggacGCGGCAGTGGCTCTggaggcggcggcggtggtggcaaCTATCGTAGCAATGGCAATTCGTATGGTAAGTTTG GTGGAAGCTCTGGAGGCGGCGCTTATGGCGGTGGTTCCTATGGTGGCTCCTAtggcggtggcggcggcggtggctcACACTCAAACAATGGCCCAGATTGGTGGGGTCAATGA
- the LOC117792404 gene encoding ATP-dependent RNA helicase bel isoform X2 has protein sequence MSNAINQNGTGLEQQVAGLDLNGGSANYSGPITSKTSTNSVTGGVYVPPHLRGGGGNNNADVDNQGQGFDSGAAPRQDNRDQQQQQQQRGGEYRRGDRGGNRGFNRQSGDYGSFGSGGGGGGGRRGGGNRYEDNYNGDFDSRRGGDWNRGGGRSFGDRRGPSYRGGGAGGAGAGGNGLNEQSEEAQQPRNDRWQEPERPIGYDGGSSEGGGPGGGGGNRSYNNRGGGGGGGYNNRWKEGGGGGGPNTDYTKLGARDERLEQELFGVGNTGINFDKYEDIPVEATGQNVPPHITTFDDVQLTEIIRNNVNLARYDKPTPVQKYAIPIIISGRDLMACAQTGSGKTAAFLVPILNQMYEHGLSAPPQSNRQYSRRKQYPLGLVLAPTRELATQIFEEAKKFAYRSRMRPAVLYGGNNTSEQMRELDRGCHLIVATPGRLEDMITRGKVGLENIRFLVLDEADRMLDMGFEPQIRRIVEQLNMPPTGQRQTLMFSATFPKQIQELASDFLSNYIFLAVGRVGSTSENITQTILWVYDQDKRSYLLDLLSSIRNGPEYSKDNLTLIFVETKKGADSLEEFLYQCDHPVTSIHGDRTQKEREEALRCFRSGDCPILVATAVAARGLDIPHVTHVINFDLPTDVEEYVHRIGRTGRMGNLGVATSFFNDKNRNICSDLLELLIETKQEIPGFLEEMLSSDRGHGGAKRRGGGAGARYGGAGFGSRDYRTTSGGGSGGRSAGLGSGGGGGGGRGSGSGGGGGGGNYRSNGNSYGGSSGGGAYGGGSYGGSYGGGGGGGSHSNNGPDWWGQ, from the exons ATGAGTAATGCTATTAACCAAAATGGCACAGGTCTAGAGCAGCAA GTTGCTGGTCTGGACTTGAATGGCGGCTCGGCTAACTATAGCGGCCCCATAACAAGCAAGACTTCCACTAATTCGGTCACTGGTGGCGTTTATGTGCCCCCGCATCTTCGAGGTGgtggtggcaacaacaacgcggaCGTAGACAATCAGGGCCAGGGCTTTGATTCAGGTGCCGCACCCCGTCAGGATAACAGggaccagcagcagcagcagcagcaacgcgGCGGTGAATATCGTCGAGGTGATCGCGGCGGTAATCGCGGCTTTAATCGCCAGAGCGGCGACTACGGAAGTTTTGGCAGCggaggaggcggaggcggaggtaGGCGTGGCGGTGGCAATCGCTACGAGGACAACTATAACG GTGATTTCGACTCTCGCCGCGGCGGCGACTGGAATCGCGGTGGTGGTCGCAGTTTTGGGGATAGACGCGGACCATCTTACCGTGGTGGCGGCGCCGGTGGCGCTGGTGCCGGTGGCAACGGTCTCAATGAACAATCGGAGGAGGCACAGCAGCCACGCAATGATCGCTGGCAGGAGCCGGAACGCCCAATTGGCTACGATGGTGGCTCATCTGAAGGTGGCGGAcccggcggcggcggtggcaacAGAAGCTATAACAATCGCggaggcggcggcggcggtggctaCAACAATCGCTGGAAGGAGggcggcggcggcggaggACCCAACACCGATTACACAAAACTGGGAGCACGCGACGAGCGTTTGGAGCAAGAGCTCTTTGGGGTGGGCAATACGGGCATCAATTTTGACAAATACGAGGATATACCCGTGGAGGCGACGGGCCAAAATGTCCCGCCTCATATCACAACGTTCGATGACGTGCAGCTGACGGAGATCATACGAAACAATGTGAATTTGGCGCGTTATGACAAACCGACGCCGGTGCAAAAATACGCCATACCGATCATAATCAGTGGCCGGGATCTGATGGCCTGTGCCCAGACCGGTTCTGGCAAAACGGCCGCATTTCTGGTGCCAATCTTGAATCAGATGTACGAGCACGGACTGTCGGCACCGCCGCAAAGCAATCGGCAATATAGCCGACGCAAACAGTATCCGCTGGGCCTGGTGCTGGCACCAACCCGTGAGCTGGCCACACAAATCTTTGAGGAGGCCAAAAAGTTCGCCTATCGCTCTCGCATGCGTCCAGCTGTGCTCTACGGTGGTAATAATACCAGCGAGCAAATGCGTGAACTGGATCGCGGTTGCCATTTGATAGTGGCAACACCTGGACGCTTGGAGGATATGATAACACGCGGCAAGGTCGGATTGGAGAATATACGTTTCCTTGTCTTGGATGAGGCCGATCGTATGTTGGACATGGGCTTTGAGCCACAAATTCGTCGCATTGTCGAGCAGCTGAATATGCCGCCGACCGGTCAGCGACAGACGTTGATGTTCTCGGCGACATTCCCAAAGCAAATCCAGGAGCTGGCCAGTGATTTTCTCAGCAATTATATATTCTTGGCTGTGGGACGTGTCGGCTCCACTTCGGAGAATATAACGCAGACCATATTGTGGGTATATGATCAGGATAAGCGATCATATTTGCTCGATCTGCTGTCATCGATAAGGAATGGACCCGAGTACTCCAAGGACAATCTGACGCTTATCTTTGTGGAGACAAAGAAGGGAGCCGATTCTCTAGAGGAATTCCTCTATCAATGCGATCATCCGGTGACCAGCATTCACGGTGATCGCACACAAAAGGAACGCGAGGAGGCGTTGCGCTGTTTCCGTTCCGGAGATTGCCCCATTTTGGTAGCCACCGCGGTGGCGGCACGTGGCCTGGACATTCCGCATGTGACACATGTTATTAACTTTGATCTGCCCACCGATGTGGAGGAGTATGTGCATCGCATTGGCCGTACTGGTCGCATGGGTAATCTCGGTGTTGCCACATCATTTTTCAACGATAAGAATCGCAACATTTGCTCCGATCTGCTGGAGCTGCTCATCGAGACCAAGCAGGAGATACCCGGCTTTCTGGAGGAGATGCTTAGCTCGGATCGCGGTCACGGTGGTGCCAAGCGTCGCGGTGGTGGCGCCGGTGCTCGCTATGGCGGCGCTGGCTTTGGATCACGCGATTACCGTACTACTTCTGGCGGTGGCAGCGGCGGACGAAGCGCTGGTCTCGGCagcggcggcggtggtggtggtggacGCGGCAGTGGCTCTggaggcggcggcggtggtggcaaCTATCGTAGCAATGGCAATTCGTATG GTGGAAGCTCTGGAGGCGGCGCTTATGGCGGTGGTTCCTATGGTGGCTCCTAtggcggtggcggcggcggtggctcACACTCAAACAATGGCCCAGATTGGTGGGGTCAATGA
- the LOC117792075 gene encoding uncharacterized protein LOC117792075 produces the protein MAAFGSVNRNAMHKQCWSLLLIGSLIVTFALMFSYWHFVPHQLNMMWSLFRNNGSEKTPAASEIKYFFPPEPVPEELNLKRGGPFIYQILH, from the coding sequence ATGGCTGCTTTTGGCTCAGTTAATCGGAACGCGATGCATAAGCAATGTTGGTCGCTACTTTTGATCGGTTCGCTGATCGTCACGTTCGCGTTGATGTTCAGTTATTGGCACTTTGTGCCGCATCAGCTGAACATGATGTGGTCCCTCTTTAGAAACAATGGGAGTGAGAAGACGCCGGCTGCTTCAGAgatcaagtatttttttccACCGGAGCCGGTGCCAGAGGAGCTGAATCTAAAACGCGGCGGGCCTTTTATCTATCAGATATTGCACTAG
- the LOC117792074 gene encoding protein SYS1 homolog → MKGGTFRNTQWDPTLLTSQILSMQCCVYFSLGLLVFVANKLAGDNYTLDHIFEYHEIHIYDLGGRLVICAFVVNAFVASLALWCIVRRAKLCLDFSCTFHLLHLLICWWYNRSFPASASWWLLNVITGTIMCIGGEFLCLQTEMKEIPVGYAALNQKSDV, encoded by the exons ATGAAAGGTGGCACATTTCGAAACACACAATGGGACCCCACACTGCTGACGTCACAGATTCTATCGATGCAGTGCTGCGTGTACTTTTCACTCGGCCTTCTTGTGTTTGTAGCCAACAAATTGGCTGGCGACAATTATACGCTGGATCACATATTTGAGTATCAT gagatacatatatacgatCTGGGCGGTCGCTTGGTGATTTGTGCGTTTGTCGTTAATGCTTTTGTGGCATCTTTGGCACTGTGGTGCATTGTGCGGCGTGCCAAGCTGTGTCTGGATTTTag ctgcacgTTCCATTTGCTGCACTTACTCATCTGCTGGTGGTACAATCGTTCGTTTCCTGCAAGTGCCTCCTGGTGGCTACTCAATGTGATCACTGGTACCATTATGTGCATTGGCGGCGAGTTCCTGTGCCTGCAAACGGAGATGAAGGAGATTCCAGTGGGTTATGCGGCCCTCAATCAAAAGTCGGACGTTTGA